The following nucleotide sequence is from Halanaerobiaceae bacterium ANBcell28.
CTTTAATGGTGGGATATTTGTTAGGTAGTATAGATAGCTTTGATGTAGAAGATGATTTATCTGTTGCAGATTTAAATGGAGATTCACGTATTGATTCACTAGATATTATACTGTTAGGCCAGTATATTTTAGGGAGTATTGATAAATTCCCTGTGGAAGAATCAATTGACCCAGTTGATCTAGATTTTAGTCTTATTGGATATGCAAATATGACAGGTAATAATGAAAGTAGAACTAGAAATAACAATCCTGGAATTCATCATACTGTAACTGGTGGAGAAGGTTCTAATCCGCAGGTAGTTACTTATGGAGAAGAAGTGGAACAAGCTTTAGAAAGTGGCAATTATGAAGGTGGAATGGTTTATTATATTGAAGAATCACAACAGTTAAGAGAGGCACTATTAGGTATTATGAGATATCATCGTAGAACTAATAGACCAGCACCCCATCCGCCTGTAACTTTCTATATTACTAATGAACTCACATCAGACGGTGTTAGTGAAATCAGAATAGAAGACTCTGAAAATATTTCTATTATTGGTGATGGTGCTAATGGGGAATTACATGATATAGGTATTAGAATAATTAGAAGTAGTAATGTTATCATTCGTAATTTAAGAATATATAACGTTAAGGCAGGTGAAGCAACCGGTTTAGAGATCGCCTATAGTAATAATATTTGGGTAGATCGAAATCATTTCCATAGTGAAGGGTTGCAAGAACACATTCATAAAGATTATTATGATGAATTATTAAGTATAAAGCATTCCTCAAATGCAGTAACAGTATCCTGGAATATATTTGAAGAACATTATAAAGCAATATTAATAGGACATAGTGATAGTGATAGTGCTGCACCTGACAATGTTACTTTCCATCACAATCTCTTGTATGAGTTAAATACCCGTACACCTTTAAATAGATACGCTACCAATCATATTTTTAACAACGTATTTGAAAACATAGATGGTTCAGGTATTAACAGTAGACAAGGAGCTGAATTAAGGGTAGAGAAAAATATCTTTAGAAATGTAGGCTCGGGTAGTAATGATAGTCAAGGTAATTATATTCAAGGTCCTATTGGTTGGTGGTATGGTAGTAATACAGGTTATTGGCATATGATTGACAATATTATTGAAGATAGTGAGGTTGATCCTAAAGTATGGGAAAATTGCCTTGGCTACTCATATGTTCCT
It contains:
- a CDS encoding dockerin type I domain-containing protein, encoding MYKKKLIILMMLVLTIMVSLPAMAAVRPGDLNNDGVINSLDYTLMVGYLLGSIDSFDVEDDLSVADLNGDSRIDSLDIILLGQYILGSIDKFPVEESIDPVDLDFSLIGYANMTGNNESRTRNNNPGIHHTVTGGEGSNPQVVTYGEEVEQALESGNYEGGMVYYIEESQQLREALLGIMRYHRRTNRPAPHPPVTFYITNELTSDGVSEIRIEDSENISIIGDGANGELHDIGIRIIRSSNVIIRNLRIYNVKAGEATGLEIAYSNNIWVDRNHFHSEGLQEHIHKDYYDELLSIKHSSNAVTVSWNIFEEHYKAILIGHSDSDSAAPDNVTFHHNLLYELNTRTPLNRYATNHIFNNVFENIDGSGINSRQGAELRVEKNIFRNVGSGSNDSQGNYIQGPIGWWYGSNTGYWHMIDNIIEDSEVDPKVWENCLGYSYVPYEYEHILHAVDDVEGIVKENAGRSFEPAPVY